One segment of Paraburkholderia sp. PREW-6R DNA contains the following:
- a CDS encoding polysaccharide biosynthesis tyrosine autokinase has translation MDYYPSNSLPPAPVVERGQLSVGGMLTLMRDHIWEILAATAVVLLFAVGYLLIASPIYSADALVRVDPPEPNALGIAIEREEALPPPAPSPVTEMAVMHSRSVLEPVIEKYRFDVSVTPRTVPVLGAIAEKFATPGEPSRAWFGLKSFAWGGEEVQIGSLDVPKELEEEKLTLVALGNGAYELRAPSGEVLLKGTEGVNAASNGVSMLVKKLDARPGTEFTVVRWNELDAIKRFGDAVKVGEKVKESGLLEIEYTDKSPDKAAEVANALAQQYLASAIASRKLNDTNTLAFINGELPRLLSDLRKSEEALKSFRSKSQSMQPTTEAQAYLQGGLDIDRQIATLQLQRTQLLERYTPSSRWVQSVDTQLNQLKSAKADFDGHFNGMPSSERESVDLVRAQKVAETIYLGMVQKAEQLQVRRASTTGGAHIVDPAIRPHRPVKPRPVIVLAGGVLLGVVSGVFLVFMRRHVMVGVTDPKYVERRLSVPVFGEILFSQKQLLLDRKAISGGRKTLPGVGARSSLPLQQGMQGIGMPRGAEDIDLTGMHVGGNKVLAACCPSDPSVEALRDVRTAVARDLAHSRNNIVMVTGPTSSAGKSFVAANLAILHAETGARVVLIDADMRRGHLASFFNQSNRGGLSEVLTEHLPLRNALRHTGIEGLSFLTCGARPENPAALLMKPRFKDVLERLTAQFDLVIIDTPPFLAVTDASIIAHEAGASLLVLRSGMQSEQEIEDTIKKMARSEGRIAGAVFNGIPLRRSTRSYGYPTNYASDHSDEGATA, from the coding sequence GTGGACTACTACCCTTCGAATTCGCTTCCCCCCGCTCCGGTTGTCGAGCGCGGTCAACTCAGCGTAGGCGGCATGCTGACCCTGATGCGAGATCACATCTGGGAAATTCTCGCTGCCACGGCGGTCGTGCTGCTTTTTGCTGTGGGCTATCTGCTCATCGCATCGCCCATCTATTCCGCCGATGCCCTCGTGCGCGTAGATCCTCCGGAGCCCAACGCTCTCGGTATTGCAATCGAGCGCGAGGAAGCACTGCCTCCGCCGGCACCATCCCCGGTAACGGAAATGGCTGTGATGCATAGCCGGTCAGTTCTTGAACCCGTGATCGAAAAGTATCGGTTCGACGTTAGCGTGACGCCGCGGACGGTCCCGGTGCTCGGTGCGATTGCAGAGAAATTCGCTACGCCTGGCGAGCCATCGAGGGCGTGGTTCGGATTGAAATCTTTCGCGTGGGGCGGTGAGGAGGTCCAGATTGGCTCGCTCGACGTGCCGAAGGAACTGGAGGAAGAAAAGCTCACGCTGGTTGCGCTTGGCAACGGCGCTTACGAATTGCGCGCGCCGTCCGGCGAGGTTCTGCTGAAAGGCACGGAAGGTGTGAACGCGGCGAGCAATGGCGTATCCATGCTGGTCAAGAAACTGGATGCACGGCCGGGCACCGAGTTCACTGTCGTTCGCTGGAACGAGCTCGATGCGATCAAGCGCTTTGGCGACGCGGTCAAGGTTGGTGAAAAAGTGAAGGAGTCCGGTCTGCTGGAAATCGAGTACACGGACAAAAGCCCGGATAAGGCAGCGGAAGTCGCCAACGCGCTGGCACAGCAGTACCTCGCTTCAGCGATCGCAAGCCGCAAACTGAATGACACCAATACGCTTGCTTTCATCAACGGCGAATTGCCGCGTCTGCTTTCGGATCTGCGCAAGTCGGAAGAGGCACTGAAAAGCTTTCGCTCCAAGTCCCAGTCAATGCAGCCGACTACGGAAGCTCAAGCCTATTTGCAAGGCGGCCTGGACATCGATCGTCAGATCGCTACGCTGCAATTGCAGCGTACCCAGCTTCTCGAGCGCTACACGCCTTCAAGCCGCTGGGTCCAGAGCGTCGACACGCAATTGAACCAGTTGAAAAGCGCCAAGGCGGATTTCGACGGCCACTTCAATGGAATGCCGTCGTCCGAGCGTGAAAGCGTGGATCTGGTGCGCGCTCAGAAAGTCGCCGAAACCATTTACCTCGGCATGGTTCAGAAGGCAGAGCAATTGCAAGTGCGACGCGCCAGCACGACGGGCGGCGCGCATATCGTAGACCCGGCAATCCGGCCGCATCGGCCCGTCAAGCCGAGGCCCGTTATCGTGCTGGCCGGCGGCGTGCTCCTTGGCGTCGTATCTGGCGTGTTTCTCGTGTTCATGCGACGTCACGTGATGGTCGGCGTGACCGATCCGAAATACGTGGAACGCCGCCTCAGCGTGCCGGTATTCGGCGAGATTCTGTTCAGCCAGAAGCAGTTGCTGCTCGACCGTAAAGCGATCAGCGGTGGAAGAAAGACTTTGCCAGGCGTCGGTGCGCGTAGCTCGTTGCCGTTGCAACAGGGCATGCAGGGCATCGGCATGCCGCGCGGCGCGGAGGATATCGATCTGACGGGTATGCACGTCGGCGGTAACAAGGTGCTCGCTGCGTGCTGCCCAAGCGATCCGTCCGTTGAGGCGCTGCGCGACGTGCGGACCGCCGTGGCGCGGGATCTGGCGCATTCGCGCAATAACATCGTCATGGTGACGGGCCCGACGTCGTCTGCCGGTAAGAGCTTTGTTGCTGCGAACCTCGCGATCCTGCATGCGGAAACCGGTGCGCGAGTCGTGCTGATCGATGCCGACATGCGTCGTGGCCATCTTGCGTCGTTCTTTAATCAGAGCAATCGCGGCGGCTTGTCGGAAGTACTCACCGAACATTTGCCGCTGCGCAACGCACTGCGTCACACAGGTATCGAGGGTCTGTCGTTCCTGACGTGCGGTGCACGCCCGGAAAATCCGGCAGCGCTTCTGATGAAGCCGCGCTTCAAGGATGTGCTGGAGCGGCTGACCGCGCAGTTCGATCTGGTCATCATCGACACGCCGCCGTTCCTCGCCGTCACCGATGCTTCGATCATCGCGCACGAAGCCGGCGCTTCGCTGCTGGTCCTTCGTTCGGGCATGCAGAGCGAGCAGGAGATCGAGGACACGATCAAGAAGATGGCGCGTTCGGAAGGCCGTATTGCAGGGGCGGTATTCAACGGTATTCCTTTACGGCGCAGCACGCGTAGTTACGGTTATCCGACGAACTATGCGAGCGACCACAGTGACGAAGGAGCGACGGCCTGA
- a CDS encoding helix-turn-helix domain-containing protein gives MATVGAIGDAFRLANEFEKTAGEQPPYRLTVLSHAGGLITSSSSICIWTQKLEQHNLSDFHAFFVACDDAPAAMESNDRLFAWLTRQGNLAPFAIQKGANLAIACKHPVQSTVPIYLFDDGLTEAGANSTTPADLALAQIERDLNAETVRRIARVLQTRYVEHSKPELDEVNAITTTEKIRESGRWIKENYSEAISVAQAAEFAAMSKRNFQRRFKCEFGMTPLEYLLRTRFDVVCTMLKNTDLPVDKIARRCGMGDGNRLGRLFKERYGVSPTQYRVQQRFEIEDRFSSFEDNLETTAEVSREAP, from the coding sequence ATGGCCACCGTTGGTGCGATTGGAGATGCTTTCCGTCTCGCCAACGAATTTGAAAAGACGGCTGGAGAACAGCCACCGTATCGGCTCACCGTGCTATCGCATGCGGGAGGCCTCATCACCAGTTCTTCGAGCATCTGCATCTGGACGCAGAAGCTCGAGCAACATAATTTGTCTGACTTTCATGCTTTTTTCGTGGCTTGCGATGACGCACCGGCTGCGATGGAATCCAATGACCGGCTGTTCGCATGGCTGACCCGCCAAGGCAATCTTGCTCCTTTCGCGATTCAGAAGGGCGCGAATCTTGCCATTGCGTGCAAGCATCCGGTGCAGTCAACCGTGCCTATTTATCTGTTCGACGACGGTCTGACAGAAGCGGGCGCGAACAGCACGACACCTGCGGACCTTGCACTCGCGCAAATCGAACGCGACCTGAACGCCGAGACGGTGCGAAGGATCGCACGTGTGCTGCAAACCCGATATGTGGAACACAGCAAACCGGAACTGGACGAAGTCAACGCCATCACGACCACGGAGAAGATTCGCGAGTCGGGTCGCTGGATAAAGGAAAACTACAGCGAAGCCATCTCAGTTGCGCAAGCTGCCGAATTCGCCGCGATGAGCAAGCGGAACTTCCAGCGACGCTTCAAGTGCGAATTTGGCATGACACCGCTCGAATATCTTCTGCGCACGCGTTTTGACGTAGTTTGCACGATGTTGAAGAACACCGATTTGCCTGTCGACAAGATCGCCCGGCGCTGCGGCATGGGTGACGGCAACCGGCTCGGTCGCCTTTTCAAGGAAAGGTACGGCGTATCGCCAACACAGTATCGCGTGCAGCAGCGCTTCGAGATCGAAGATCGTTTTTCTTCTTTTGAAGACAATCTGGAAACCACGGCCGAGGTCTCGCGAGAGGCCCCCTGA
- a CDS encoding O-antigen ligase family protein: MAYISLIALFLTVTNLVPVSAAGFLPILLCAWRFFGRSYPSFITPLTCFTLFAIVSTLLYDPQSFTEFEFYRRDGNFFISYAPIFAGCLYVHRWNLSKVFRTFFVFAVVINIPLYAYYLAQNHLLSIFSHPDDTFGSYFIARNAAGGFLAMLFCLGVACYLERKSKWLLALIFINFLMLFSTYSRGSLLGALAVLPYLYFGRKRWILGTLIAGLVAGSLAMAFYHTHPNVDYMGFSFTIHNADAKVANLDIRADWLWPRALAYFSQSPIVGMGFGSFDDHIGTVASYFHLLAIPSDITIEHSDSHAHNSYLNILAELGAVGLALMLAFYWKLIAWSQRGAAFAALNHGGRNFAAFRFIELGSVCLLVMAATEHRLVSPSNVLILSLVVSLALAARPLRATAEVPRPLETGPRLGY; the protein is encoded by the coding sequence ATGGCTTATATATCGCTAATTGCGCTTTTTTTGACGGTTACCAATCTCGTCCCCGTGAGTGCTGCGGGCTTTCTACCGATTCTCCTTTGTGCCTGGAGATTTTTCGGCAGAAGCTACCCGTCGTTCATCACGCCTTTGACATGCTTCACGCTTTTCGCGATCGTCTCGACGCTTCTGTATGACCCACAGTCATTCACTGAATTCGAGTTTTACCGGCGCGACGGCAATTTTTTTATTTCCTATGCGCCTATCTTTGCAGGCTGCCTGTATGTGCATCGCTGGAATCTGAGCAAGGTGTTCCGCACGTTCTTTGTATTCGCGGTGGTCATCAACATTCCGCTTTACGCATACTACCTCGCGCAGAACCACCTGCTGAGTATCTTTTCCCATCCGGACGATACCTTCGGTAGCTATTTCATCGCGCGCAACGCAGCGGGTGGCTTCCTCGCGATGCTCTTCTGTCTCGGCGTGGCCTGCTATCTGGAAAGAAAGAGCAAGTGGCTGCTTGCGCTTATCTTCATCAACTTCCTGATGCTGTTTTCCACCTACAGCCGCGGGTCGTTGCTCGGCGCGCTTGCGGTGCTGCCGTATCTTTATTTCGGCCGCAAACGCTGGATACTGGGCACGCTGATCGCCGGCCTCGTGGCAGGCTCTCTTGCCATGGCGTTTTACCATACGCACCCTAACGTCGATTACATGGGCTTCAGCTTTACTATCCATAATGCAGACGCCAAAGTGGCCAACCTCGACATCCGAGCCGACTGGCTCTGGCCGCGCGCGCTCGCTTATTTCAGCCAGAGCCCGATTGTCGGCATGGGCTTCGGTTCTTTCGACGACCATATCGGCACAGTCGCTTCTTACTTCCATCTGCTCGCCATTCCCTCGGACATCACGATTGAGCACAGTGATTCGCACGCTCACAACTCCTATCTGAATATCCTTGCTGAACTTGGCGCTGTTGGACTGGCTCTCATGCTTGCCTTCTACTGGAAGCTGATCGCCTGGAGCCAGCGCGGCGCCGCCTTTGCGGCGTTGAACCACGGAGGCCGGAACTTTGCAGCGTTCCGGTTTATCGAACTCGGCTCGGTGTGTCTGCTTGTCATGGCCGCGACCGAACATCGTCTGGTTTCGCCCTCCAATGTTCTGATTCTTTCCCTCGTCGTGTCGCTGGCGCTCGCGGCCAGACCGCTCCGCGCCACTGCCGAAGTACCGCGTCCGCTCGAAACAGGGCCGCGGCTAGGCTACTAG
- a CDS encoding glycosyltransferase family 4 protein translates to MKVAIVHDWLVVSGGAEKVLKNIIECFPKADLFSIVDFLEDRDCVKGKSVNTSFIQRMPFAKKRYRSYLPLMPLAIEQLDLSAYDLVISSSHAVAKGVLTGPNQVHVSYVHSPIRYAWDLQHQYLRESNLASGIKSAMARVLLHYIRGWDSRSANGVDHLLANSHFIARRIKKAYQRDATVIYPPVDLKSMSVCEDKDDFYVTASRMVPYKRIDLIVQAFSQTPERRLVVIGDGPEMKRIQSVAGPNVKILGHQPSDVLIDHLRRARAFVFAAEEDFGISVVEAQACGTPVIAFGRGGALESVVGLPQEQPTGVFFGEQTVDSLLSAVRRFERNEGLFDPQHCRKNAERFSTENFKSQLTKFIDASLPYRGVEHFLPYPVSLETEQEEQHHFVAAAS, encoded by the coding sequence GTGAAAGTCGCTATTGTTCACGATTGGTTGGTGGTGTCAGGCGGTGCGGAAAAAGTGCTGAAGAACATCATTGAATGCTTCCCGAAAGCCGACCTCTTTTCCATTGTCGATTTTCTGGAAGACCGCGATTGCGTGAAAGGCAAGTCCGTTAATACTTCGTTCATCCAGCGCATGCCGTTTGCGAAGAAACGTTACCGTTCGTACCTGCCGTTAATGCCGCTCGCGATCGAACAGCTCGATCTCTCCGCCTATGACCTCGTCATTTCGAGTTCGCACGCGGTGGCGAAAGGGGTGTTGACCGGGCCCAACCAGGTGCACGTGAGCTACGTGCACTCGCCGATCCGTTACGCGTGGGATCTGCAGCATCAATATCTGCGCGAGTCGAACCTCGCGTCCGGCATCAAGTCGGCAATGGCGCGGGTTCTGCTCCATTACATTCGTGGTTGGGATTCGCGCTCGGCGAATGGTGTGGACCATCTTCTTGCCAATTCGCACTTCATCGCGCGTCGGATCAAGAAGGCCTATCAGCGTGACGCGACGGTCATTTATCCGCCGGTCGATCTGAAGAGCATGTCGGTGTGCGAGGACAAGGACGATTTCTACGTCACGGCATCACGCATGGTGCCGTACAAACGCATTGATCTGATCGTGCAGGCGTTTTCGCAGACGCCGGAGCGCCGCCTGGTGGTGATCGGCGACGGTCCCGAGATGAAGCGCATTCAGTCCGTTGCAGGTCCGAACGTCAAGATTCTCGGCCATCAGCCGTCGGACGTTCTCATCGACCATCTGCGCAGAGCACGTGCTTTCGTATTCGCCGCCGAAGAGGACTTCGGTATTTCGGTCGTGGAAGCGCAAGCATGCGGAACGCCGGTGATTGCATTCGGCAGAGGCGGCGCGCTGGAATCCGTGGTCGGCCTGCCGCAGGAGCAGCCGACGGGCGTGTTTTTTGGCGAGCAAACAGTGGATTCGCTACTGTCGGCTGTCAGGCGGTTCGAGCGAAACGAAGGCCTGTTCGATCCCCAGCACTGCCGGAAGAACGCCGAGCGCTTCTCGACCGAGAACTTCAAGTCTCAACTGACGAAGTTTATCGATGCCAGTCTGCCGTACCGCGGCGTCGAGCATTTCCTCCCCTATCCGGTCAGCCTTGAAACGGAGCAGGAAGAGCAGCATCACTTCGTCGCGGCGGCCTCCTGA
- a CDS encoding glycosyltransferase family A protein has translation MNHVTVVICNYNYERYIATAIDSALDQDYPGTRVVVIDDGSTDGSREIIESYGSRLTAIFKPNGGQVSAYNYAVDMLDTEYAIFLDSDDFLYPSAVSEVMRAFSSGEWAKVQFRLDVVDAMGSPTGAYVPNTEPLPNCGRLLMGGWLYPSPPASGNAYRVSALKRVFPVPESSINRYGADFYAIYGVALVGTVASISRSLGGYRVHHAIDSSVAFANSEQLSKAPKAFGMRWAILREIARSRLQLQLPSNFHDFSHEKALFCSSVYRAPLSTRWRWMLRDSHTYFHTILANPFWSMKKKLGTLVLSSLCLVPYTPFSDFVVSYITNPLARRRVAGR, from the coding sequence ATGAACCACGTCACTGTCGTCATCTGTAATTACAACTATGAGCGCTATATCGCGACGGCGATCGATTCGGCTCTGGACCAGGACTACCCTGGAACGCGTGTCGTCGTGATCGACGATGGTTCGACCGATGGCTCCCGCGAGATCATCGAGAGCTATGGGTCGCGTTTGACCGCCATTTTCAAGCCGAATGGCGGTCAGGTGTCGGCCTATAACTACGCAGTGGACATGCTCGACACGGAGTATGCGATCTTTCTGGACTCCGACGACTTCCTGTATCCGTCGGCCGTCTCCGAGGTCATGCGCGCCTTTTCTTCCGGCGAATGGGCGAAAGTGCAATTCCGTCTCGACGTGGTCGACGCAATGGGCAGTCCGACGGGGGCCTATGTGCCCAACACGGAACCGCTACCCAATTGCGGCAGGCTGCTGATGGGCGGCTGGCTGTACCCGTCGCCGCCCGCTTCGGGCAACGCGTATCGCGTGAGTGCACTCAAGCGGGTGTTCCCCGTTCCGGAGTCCTCGATCAACCGCTACGGCGCGGATTTTTACGCGATCTACGGCGTGGCGCTGGTTGGCACCGTGGCGTCCATTTCACGCTCGCTGGGCGGCTATCGCGTGCACCATGCGATCGATTCGAGCGTCGCGTTCGCCAACTCCGAGCAGCTGAGCAAAGCACCGAAAGCATTCGGGATGCGCTGGGCGATTCTTCGTGAGATCGCGCGTTCGCGATTGCAGCTGCAACTTCCGTCCAATTTCCATGACTTCTCGCATGAGAAGGCGCTGTTCTGCTCGAGCGTATATCGCGCGCCGCTCTCGACACGCTGGCGCTGGATGCTGCGCGATTCACATACCTATTTCCATACGATCCTTGCGAATCCCTTCTGGAGTATGAAGAAGAAACTCGGCACGCTCGTGCTATCCAGCCTTTGCCTCGTCCCTTACACGCCTTTTTCAGATTTCGTCGTAAGTTACATCACCAACCCGTTGGCCCGCCGTCGCGTGGCTGGGCGTTGA
- a CDS encoding glycosyltransferase family 1 protein has protein sequence MAFAINGKFTSQPMTGVQRVAYELTRAMQTHATPGEELDIFVPRNLAEPGASLKRQRLVPWLSGTLWEQIALPYAARGTTLVSLCNIHPIFKRRQVVMVHDMAVYDVPQGFSKKFRLWYQFIFSMLPRMDPTILTVSEYSRQRICQHLKVDPARVQVVQPAADHLDRVVAEPAIIPRLQLTKDSYCVIVGSLDPRKNLERALEAIAQLQHLSGIKFVVVGGKNSRVFNNERVAKAAQSSQVIWTGFVTDGELKALYQNAGCLLFPSLYEGFGLPPLEAMYCGCPVVASSRTSIPEVCGDAALYCDASSATDIAEKVTQMMSDDALRRQYRAKGIERAREFRWDRSAQRLLEILYGRSKARVTELAPGASVV, from the coding sequence ATGGCCTTTGCAATAAATGGAAAGTTCACTTCGCAGCCGATGACAGGTGTTCAGCGCGTTGCCTATGAACTGACCAGGGCAATGCAAACGCACGCTACGCCGGGCGAGGAACTGGATATTTTCGTGCCGCGCAATCTCGCGGAACCCGGTGCTTCGCTCAAGCGGCAACGCCTGGTTCCGTGGTTAAGCGGCACGCTATGGGAGCAGATCGCGCTTCCTTACGCCGCGCGTGGTACGACGCTCGTCAGCTTGTGCAACATTCATCCGATCTTCAAGCGCCGCCAGGTGGTGATGGTTCACGACATGGCGGTGTACGATGTGCCGCAAGGTTTTTCGAAGAAGTTTCGGCTCTGGTATCAGTTTATTTTTTCGATGCTGCCCAGAATGGATCCGACCATCCTTACCGTGTCGGAATACTCCAGACAGCGTATCTGCCAGCATCTGAAGGTGGATCCGGCGCGCGTGCAAGTCGTCCAGCCGGCGGCCGATCATCTCGACCGCGTCGTTGCGGAGCCGGCAATCATTCCGCGTCTGCAACTGACAAAAGACAGTTATTGCGTGATTGTCGGCAGTCTCGATCCACGCAAGAACCTCGAGCGCGCGCTCGAGGCGATCGCGCAGCTGCAGCACCTCTCGGGGATCAAGTTCGTCGTGGTGGGTGGAAAGAATTCTCGCGTGTTTAACAACGAGCGTGTTGCGAAAGCCGCGCAATCCAGCCAGGTGATCTGGACTGGATTCGTCACAGACGGGGAATTGAAAGCGCTTTATCAGAATGCTGGCTGCCTGCTGTTCCCGTCGCTTTATGAAGGATTCGGCTTGCCGCCACTCGAAGCCATGTATTGCGGTTGTCCAGTCGTGGCGTCGTCACGAACCTCGATACCGGAAGTGTGCGGCGATGCCGCACTTTACTGCGATGCGTCCTCAGCAACCGACATCGCGGAAAAGGTCACGCAAATGATGAGCGACGACGCATTGCGGCGGCAGTACAGGGCGAAAGGAATCGAACGAGCGCGCGAATTCAGATGGGATCGCTCGGCGCAAAGATTGCTCGAGATTCTGTATGGACGGTCGAAGGCCCGCGTGACCGAACTGGCGCCTGGCGCGTCGGTGGTCTAG
- a CDS encoding phosphatase PAP2 family protein — MWTIFTSIGDAAITVPVAAVCAGWLALVSPRLACQWIATLGAGMALVGVTKVLYAGWGLSMGAMDFRVISGHTMLSTSVWMVAFALQLKWWRLPPAYGVLAGLAIGFLTGISRVMDHSHSLSEVLAGWIIGIIVAAVFLRVALNTDFARPRPVWSAASLIVVSTLAYGHTAPIQYLIDVHSPAIHRHVPSISALLGHIGFRAQAQEAAATK; from the coding sequence ATGTGGACCATTTTCACCAGCATTGGCGACGCCGCCATTACAGTGCCTGTAGCAGCGGTTTGTGCGGGCTGGCTCGCTCTGGTCAGCCCGCGACTCGCGTGCCAATGGATCGCTACCCTCGGCGCAGGAATGGCGCTGGTAGGCGTGACAAAAGTCTTGTATGCCGGATGGGGATTGTCGATGGGGGCAATGGATTTCCGCGTAATCAGCGGTCATACCATGCTATCCACGTCGGTCTGGATGGTGGCGTTTGCCCTTCAGCTCAAGTGGTGGCGCCTGCCGCCCGCCTATGGCGTGCTGGCGGGCCTCGCCATTGGCTTTCTGACGGGAATATCCCGCGTCATGGACCACTCGCACTCGTTATCCGAAGTGCTTGCCGGATGGATCATCGGCATCATCGTGGCCGCCGTGTTCCTGCGCGTCGCGCTCAACACGGACTTCGCGCGGCCCCGGCCTGTGTGGTCGGCAGCCAGTTTAATTGTGGTCTCAACGCTGGCCTATGGGCACACCGCACCGATTCAATATCTGATCGATGTGCACTCCCCGGCCATTCACCGCCACGTGCCTTCTATCAGCGCACTGTTAGGGCATATCGGCTTTCGCGCGCAGGCTCAGGAGGCCGCCGCGACGAAGTGA
- a CDS encoding oligosaccharide flippase family protein: MDRKKNASVIAFVYGGYLMRYVYLIIVVPFYGRILGVAEYGRVLAAMSLMNVIWMLASYGFTFVGMREVAKAESDRECNEIYSLHTSARLALGVLGGCIGFVATMCSPVLSEKPLIGLLATALGVVSALNLGWLFQGRQRFRTPIMIEVFGFALSLVLVLTLVRGPADSVWVLASLLVAGIASSLISYGLTTFQLGLPRLRTTGIIPLVRSSTMLFCYSSGSVVLTASSTYLLTLLSTPAQVGYFGAAERFATIGLSLLGPAAQVFIPTISRQLAQGDKEGAHATTRRGAMLVLGYGLLAFCGALALSPFVLPLILGPAFGPSAHVLQVFAWMFPFAAFNEFAAFYVFVPRKKDKLLAVAGAISGVMNVAAALYLAPRYGALGMASARVIGEATLSLALMSVMVRLELIHLLPGAERAMGMVRLAWGGRIQPGAAKDD, translated from the coding sequence ATGGATCGAAAGAAAAACGCCAGCGTAATCGCATTCGTGTACGGCGGGTATCTGATGAGGTACGTGTACCTCATCATCGTCGTGCCGTTCTACGGCCGCATACTGGGTGTCGCGGAGTACGGCCGCGTACTGGCGGCGATGTCGTTGATGAATGTGATCTGGATGCTGGCGAGCTACGGGTTCACGTTCGTCGGCATGCGGGAAGTCGCGAAGGCTGAATCAGACCGCGAATGCAATGAGATCTACTCGTTGCACACCAGCGCGCGTCTCGCGCTCGGGGTGCTCGGTGGCTGCATCGGCTTCGTCGCCACCATGTGCTCTCCCGTGCTGTCGGAAAAGCCGCTGATCGGTTTGCTCGCGACTGCACTCGGCGTGGTGTCCGCACTGAATCTGGGCTGGTTGTTCCAGGGGCGGCAGCGGTTCCGCACGCCGATCATGATCGAAGTGTTCGGCTTCGCGCTGAGCCTCGTGCTCGTGCTGACCCTCGTGCGAGGGCCGGCCGATTCTGTGTGGGTGCTGGCAAGTCTGCTGGTAGCCGGCATTGCGTCATCACTGATTTCGTATGGCCTCACGACATTCCAGCTTGGGCTGCCGCGCCTCAGGACCACGGGCATCATTCCGCTCGTGAGAAGCTCGACGATGCTCTTCTGTTATTCGTCCGGATCGGTCGTGTTGACCGCTTCGTCGACCTACCTGTTGACGTTATTGTCTACGCCGGCGCAGGTGGGATATTTCGGCGCAGCCGAACGTTTTGCAACGATCGGGCTGAGCCTGCTCGGGCCGGCCGCACAGGTGTTCATTCCCACGATTTCGCGGCAACTCGCGCAAGGCGACAAGGAAGGCGCGCATGCCACGACGCGACGCGGCGCGATGCTCGTGCTGGGCTATGGATTGCTGGCGTTTTGCGGCGCGCTCGCGCTTTCGCCTTTCGTTCTTCCGCTGATTCTAGGGCCCGCGTTTGGTCCGAGTGCGCATGTTCTTCAGGTGTTTGCCTGGATGTTCCCGTTTGCAGCGTTCAACGAATTTGCCGCTTTTTACGTGTTCGTGCCGCGCAAGAAAGACAAGTTGCTTGCCGTTGCGGGCGCGATCTCAGGTGTGATGAATGTCGCGGCCGCGCTCTATCTTGCACCGCGTTACGGCGCGTTGGGCATGGCGTCGGCCCGCGTGATCGGCGAAGCGACGTTATCGCTCGCGCTGATGAGCGTGATGGTCCGGCTCGAGTTGATTCATTTGCTGCCGGGCGCGGAGCGTGCGATGGGCATGGTGCGACTGGCATGGGGCGGTCGCATACAGCCAGGCGCCGCGAAAGACGATTGA
- a CDS encoding ATP-grasp fold amidoligase family protein, whose amino-acid sequence MTTTRSVPADGDVGTPEIPVSGPQVALVDKSVVGYGPYQLPKQSESLTRRIKDAVKSALPDSVFVSLLHHKYIGRYPNLIRPTTFNEKILRRSLRPDPRYVRLTDKLTVRDYIADKIGEKHLIPLIAAPQEFTRSVFDALPDSFVMKANHGSSFVKVVRDKSRTTFNELKLLADQWLSTDFYTIVRERHYREIEPRIFFEKLLLDKSGQIPADFKIHCFGGRHGRPVMYLLVISDRFGSHTHGDVYDVDWNRLDIAIGYYKRSEKPAPRPAHLKKVLDTAGVLCKDFDYVRVDLYAPDDEIYFGELTFTPGAGVLPFTPDSIDFEWGKLLSGTHYY is encoded by the coding sequence ATGACCACAACCAGATCCGTACCCGCCGACGGAGATGTCGGCACGCCCGAAATTCCTGTAAGCGGACCCCAGGTTGCGCTAGTCGACAAGTCAGTAGTGGGCTACGGTCCCTATCAGCTTCCGAAGCAGTCCGAATCGCTTACCCGACGAATCAAGGATGCGGTCAAATCCGCCCTACCTGATTCCGTTTTCGTGAGTCTACTCCATCATAAATACATTGGACGCTATCCGAATCTGATTCGTCCTACCACGTTCAACGAGAAGATTCTTCGACGCAGTCTGCGCCCGGATCCGCGCTACGTCCGCCTAACGGACAAACTGACGGTGCGAGACTACATCGCCGACAAGATCGGGGAAAAACACTTGATCCCACTGATCGCCGCGCCGCAGGAGTTCACCCGATCCGTGTTCGACGCGCTGCCGGACTCGTTCGTCATGAAGGCGAACCACGGCAGCAGCTTTGTCAAAGTGGTGAGGGATAAATCGAGAACGACGTTCAACGAATTGAAACTGCTCGCCGATCAATGGTTATCGACCGATTTCTATACGATCGTTCGTGAGAGGCACTATCGCGAGATCGAGCCACGGATCTTTTTCGAAAAGCTTCTGTTGGATAAGAGCGGTCAGATTCCGGCGGACTTCAAGATTCACTGTTTTGGCGGACGCCACGGCCGCCCGGTCATGTACCTTCTCGTAATTTCAGACAGATTCGGCAGCCATACGCATGGCGATGTGTACGACGTTGACTGGAACCGTCTCGACATTGCAATCGGCTATTACAAGCGCAGTGAGAAACCCGCCCCTCGACCCGCCCATCTGAAGAAGGTGTTGGATACCGCCGGCGTGCTTTGCAAGGATTTCGACTATGTTCGCGTCGACCTGTATGCGCCGGATGACGAAATCTACTTCGGCGAACTGACTTTCACGCCGGGTGCGGGCGTGCTTCCGTTCACGCCGGATAGCATCGATTTCGAGTGGGGCAAACTGCTGAGCGGCACGCACTACTACTGA